One region of Streptomyces capillispiralis genomic DNA includes:
- a CDS encoding TerD family protein, whose amino-acid sequence MAREFQRGHKARISDLTTGTDLYVGVQISGPGLTFDISCFGLDADERLSDDRYFIFYNQPKSPEESIQLLGAQAGDTESFRVTLDRIPQQIRKLSFTATLDGAGQMSQIGPGYIRIVAGGEEVARYPFSGSEFSTERAVMLGDFYFKDVWRFAAVGQGFDGGLDALLRNFGGEVAEEEPAAAPQQQPQAGAAAPGFAPPAQATAPPAFGAPAGGPAPAPAVPPVPAPAPAPAPQPAAQGFAPPPGATPPPAPAPPAPPVHTAPTIVAPLHTPPGGSPVPPPAPAPAPYGQPGHQPPPCGQAAPPPPGYPQPQAPAPPPGYGQPTPPPGYGQQPPPGHLPGQQGHYGAPQGVPQGAPQGAGVLGALQQFKETPTGQRWTQQNKKLVRVDLGIGGQPVLARQGSMVLYQGKVDFSYKGAGFSGRIVGNATGQEMQLMRCTGQGQVFFAENSTMLHPIELQGDAVCVSAENVLAFDEGLQYEVRRIEGHGIPGGALFTMQFQGTGTIVVKTHGIPVVLPVTPTTFADCNAVVAWSAASQVVVSSQVRMRRNSYPGDTGESVNLQFRGAPGNFIVVQPYEI is encoded by the coding sequence ATGGCCAGGGAATTCCAACGCGGCCACAAGGCCAGGATCAGTGACCTCACGACGGGGACGGATCTGTACGTAGGTGTGCAGATCTCCGGCCCGGGGCTGACCTTCGACATCAGCTGCTTCGGTCTCGACGCCGACGAACGGCTCTCGGACGACCGGTACTTCATCTTCTACAACCAGCCGAAGTCCCCCGAGGAGTCCATCCAGCTCCTGGGCGCCCAGGCGGGCGACACGGAGTCCTTCCGCGTGACGCTGGACCGGATCCCGCAGCAGATCAGGAAGCTGTCCTTCACGGCGACGCTCGACGGCGCCGGGCAGATGTCACAGATCGGTCCCGGGTACATCCGTATCGTCGCGGGCGGCGAGGAGGTCGCCCGCTACCCGTTCAGCGGCTCGGAGTTCTCCACCGAGCGGGCCGTGATGCTGGGCGACTTCTACTTCAAGGACGTGTGGCGCTTCGCCGCCGTCGGGCAGGGCTTCGACGGCGGACTCGACGCACTGCTGAGGAACTTCGGCGGTGAGGTGGCCGAGGAGGAGCCGGCCGCCGCGCCGCAGCAGCAGCCGCAGGCCGGCGCGGCCGCGCCCGGCTTCGCTCCGCCCGCCCAGGCCACCGCGCCGCCCGCGTTCGGCGCACCCGCCGGCGGTCCCGCCCCCGCCCCCGCCGTCCCGCCCGTCCCCGCCCCCGCTCCGGCCCCCGCGCCCCAGCCCGCCGCACAGGGCTTCGCGCCGCCGCCCGGCGCCACCCCGCCGCCGGCCCCCGCACCCCCCGCGCCGCCGGTGCACACCGCGCCGACCATCGTCGCGCCCCTGCACACCCCGCCCGGCGGCTCCCCGGTACCGCCCCCGGCGCCGGCGCCCGCGCCCTACGGCCAGCCGGGCCACCAGCCGCCGCCCTGCGGCCAGGCCGCCCCGCCGCCCCCGGGCTACCCCCAGCCCCAGGCGCCCGCCCCGCCGCCCGGCTACGGCCAGCCCACGCCCCCTCCCGGCTACGGCCAGCAGCCTCCGCCCGGCCACCTCCCGGGCCAGCAGGGCCACTACGGAGCACCGCAGGGCGTGCCCCAGGGCGCACCGCAGGGCGCCGGTGTGCTCGGCGCGCTCCAGCAGTTCAAGGAGACGCCCACCGGGCAGCGCTGGACCCAGCAGAACAAGAAGCTCGTCCGCGTGGACCTCGGCATCGGCGGTCAGCCGGTGCTGGCCCGCCAGGGCAGCATGGTGCTCTACCAGGGCAAGGTCGACTTCAGCTACAAGGGCGCCGGCTTCTCCGGCCGGATCGTGGGCAACGCCACCGGCCAGGAGATGCAGCTGATGCGCTGTACCGGCCAGGGCCAGGTGTTCTTCGCCGAGAACTCCACGATGCTGCACCCGATCGAGCTCCAGGGCGACGCCGTGTGCGTCTCCGCGGAGAACGTCCTCGCCTTCGACGAGGGCCTCCAGTACGAGGTCCGCCGCATCGAGGGGCACGGCATCCCCGGCGGCGCCCTGTTCACGATGCAGTTCCAGGGGACCGGCACCATCGTCGTGAAGACCCACGGCATCCCCGTGGTGCTGCCGGTCACGCCCACCACCTTCGCCGACTGCAACGCCGTGGTCGCCTGGTCGGCCGCCTCCCAGGTGGTCGTCTCCAGCCAGGTGCGGATGCGCCGCAACTCCTACCCCGGTGACACGGGCGAGAGCGTCAACCTCCAGTTCCGGGGCGCCCCCGGCAACTTCATCGTCGTCCAGCCGTACGAGATCTGA
- a CDS encoding M48 family metallopeptidase, with protein sequence MPADPLHRSGKPQRSTTSQPTNGSRASAIEVRRSTRRRRTVSAYREGDRTVVLIPARMSEAEEQRWVNVMLDKLAAQESRRALGDAELAERARRLSEQYFDGRARPASVRWVTNQNTRWGSCTPAEGSIRLSHRLRGMPEYVVDYVLCHELAHLLVPGHGPRFWRLLDAYPRTERARGYLEGVVAADRLPHLLPDTRDD encoded by the coding sequence GTGCCCGCCGACCCACTGCACCGCTCCGGAAAACCACAGCGCAGCACGACGAGCCAGCCGACGAACGGCTCACGGGCGAGCGCGATCGAGGTCCGCAGGAGCACCCGCCGACGCAGAACGGTCTCCGCGTACCGCGAGGGCGACCGCACCGTCGTGCTCATCCCCGCCCGGATGTCGGAGGCGGAGGAGCAGCGCTGGGTCAACGTCATGCTCGACAAGCTGGCCGCCCAGGAGAGCCGGCGGGCGCTCGGGGACGCCGAGCTGGCCGAGCGCGCCCGGCGGCTGTCGGAGCAGTACTTCGACGGGCGGGCCCGGCCCGCGTCCGTACGCTGGGTGACCAACCAGAACACGCGCTGGGGGTCGTGCACCCCGGCCGAGGGGAGCATCCGGCTGTCGCACCGGCTGCGCGGCATGCCCGAGTACGTCGTCGACTACGTCCTCTGCCACGAGTTGGCGCACCTGCTGGTGCCCGGTCACGGGCCCCGGTTCTGGCGGCTGCTGGACGCGTATCCCCGGACCGAGCGGGCCCGTGGTTACCTCGAGGGGGTCGTCGCGGCCGACCGGCTTCCCCACCTGCTTCCGGACACGCGGGACGACTGA
- a CDS encoding TOMM precursor leader peptide-binding protein: MHPMVKPALRRGWRDLNTVQFGMTPAHALTLGPVDTATGSFLDLLDGTRGLELLREEGRRMDLSDGQVDRLVRRLSRAGLLDDSRGGGPAADALREKPAVLERLRPDLASLSLTTSGPGDPLRRLAARGSVRVQVRGAGRVGATLAALLSGAGVGDVDVRDVGRVEPWDVAPGGLPAEAVGDRRDEAARRVVRRAGPNRPPRRGARSPLAEGEPGFGLVILAPRDDVAVHAPDPSATETLLASGTPHLHAGVVEGTGVVGPLVLPGETSCAGCLQQERTDKDPAWPRLAAQWRSGGQRRVGACDLTLAATVAGLAAAHALAFLDGHVPSSAGTRWEVSAPGLHWHARQVGPHPACPCGAAGTAPEEGKKKGKGEHTSGEGPPHETMAVHGPSEARRRQADAGRPAGTWRAHV; encoded by the coding sequence ATGCATCCGATGGTCAAGCCCGCGCTCAGGCGCGGCTGGCGCGATCTCAACACCGTGCAGTTCGGGATGACACCGGCGCACGCGCTGACGCTGGGTCCGGTGGACACGGCCACGGGCAGCTTCCTCGATCTGCTCGACGGCACCCGCGGTCTCGAGCTCCTGCGGGAGGAGGGACGGCGCATGGACCTGTCCGACGGTCAGGTCGACCGGCTGGTACGACGGCTGTCGCGGGCCGGGCTCCTGGACGACTCCCGGGGCGGCGGGCCGGCTGCCGACGCCCTGCGGGAGAAGCCCGCGGTCCTGGAGCGGCTCCGCCCGGACCTGGCCTCGCTGAGCCTGACGACGTCGGGGCCGGGCGATCCGCTTCGCCGGCTGGCGGCCCGTGGCAGTGTGCGGGTGCAGGTGAGAGGCGCGGGCCGGGTGGGCGCGACCCTCGCGGCACTGCTGTCGGGGGCCGGGGTGGGCGATGTCGACGTGCGCGATGTGGGGCGGGTCGAGCCGTGGGACGTCGCGCCGGGCGGACTGCCCGCCGAGGCCGTCGGCGACCGCAGGGACGAGGCGGCCCGGCGCGTCGTACGCCGGGCCGGGCCAAACCGCCCTCCCCGCCGCGGCGCCCGGTCGCCCCTGGCCGAGGGCGAGCCCGGCTTCGGCCTGGTGATCCTCGCCCCGCGGGACGACGTCGCCGTGCACGCGCCCGACCCGTCGGCCACCGAGACCCTGCTGGCCTCGGGCACACCCCATCTCCATGCCGGTGTCGTGGAGGGGACCGGTGTGGTCGGTCCGCTCGTCCTGCCCGGCGAGACGAGCTGTGCGGGCTGCCTCCAGCAGGAGCGCACCGACAAGGATCCCGCCTGGCCGCGTCTGGCCGCCCAGTGGCGCTCCGGCGGGCAGCGCCGGGTGGGCGCCTGCGACCTGACGCTGGCCGCGACGGTGGCGGGACTCGCGGCCGCGCACGCGCTGGCCTTCCTGGACGGCCATGTTCCGTCCAGCGCCGGCACGCGCTGGGAGGTCTCCGCACCCGGTCTGCACTGGCATGCGCGGCAGGTCGGGCCCCACCCGGCCTGCCCGTGCGGGGCGGCGGGGACCGCCCCTGAGGAAGGTAAGAAGAAAGGTAAGGGAGAACACACCTCCGGGGAGGGGCCCCCGCACGAGACAATGGC